The DNA segment AACGATTTCAGAAGGTAGAATTATATCTTTGGGTTTTGGTTTGTTTCAGCGTTGACTCCTCAATTGAAGTCTACCCTGGATACAGTTATTGCTTCAAATAAAATAGTCCTGTTTATGAAGGGAACCAAGGACTTTCCACAGTGTGGGTTCTCAAACACAGTGGTGCAAATATTGAAGTCTCTAAATGTGCCTTTTGAAACCTTAAACATTCTTGAAAATGACATGTTACGCCAAGGACTGAAGGAGTACTCCAGTTGGCCTACCTTTCCTCAACTGTACATAGATGGAGAGTTTTTTGGTGGCTGTGATATCACTGTTGGTATGTAATATGTGATTTAAGTTTTCAGTTTAACAGCTAATTGTCCTTGTCGTGTGTCGTTGTCTGCTACTATAACGGCCTCATCATTACCTTGTTTTTGTGATGcttataatttgattttgcCTCACTAGTGGAATGATTTAAACATGATTGGGACAAACTGGCTGTTGCAAAAGCCAAAGTTTTTAGATGAAGACATGTCAGTAGTTTAGACCAATTACTTCTAGTAATTAACATCTTAAAGTTGATGGAGATATTGTTGCATACAACTTAGATGCATTTCCGTAGATGTTTTTGGTGTTTTTCTCCAATGAAAATTGAAGTTTCACCTCTTACATTGTAAAGGTTTACATTAAAAAGTTACCAAAGATAAAACTCCCATTCTAATGGAAGAACAACACCCAAATCACACCAGAAATTGCATCTTagtttttttcaatattattcaAGTATCAACCTATACTACAACTTTGGATGTTGAAAATTCACTAGCATGAACtggaaaaaaaaggaaaatgaatcATATTAAGTGACTGGTTTAAATGAAAATTACAAATGCCAAAGCTGAACAGGTTGATTTAAATGTGTAACATGATGATAAAAGTTGTATTATACCAATGACAAAGACGTTGTTTTATCAGCTATTACCAAATTGATGCCTACAAATTGCTGGAGTACACTGCATATTAATCTTTATTTGTTACATGATTTATTAACCATATACATATCTTAGTTCCTTGCAATCAATTATAATAGTTGAAAGAATTAAAAGTTGTTGCTTTTTCAAACAGGTCCTCCAGCTTTCATATGTTTACTGTTAGAATTGACTGCTTAAGAATCAGTTTTTAGCTTTGTTTTCTTCACTCTAGATAAAACCATGTTGTTACATCATCAGTAGATTTCTAGGCAATACTTGCCCTCTTCTCACTTTTTCTTGTGTGGCTGCAGAGGCATATAAGAACGGGGAATTGCAGGAGTTGTTGGAGAAGACAATGTTGTCTTGAAGCCATGGAAGGAATGAGAGGACTTTCTAAGTTTGTAATCTTCCCTAAGTTCTACAGTGGCTCAGTGATAATGGACCAAATAAATTGTCCGATGCTTTTTTGTGTCCACAAATCCCTATTATGATTATTGCATTACAAATCCTGGTATTTGAGTATAAAGCAGATAAGTCGTTTGATGATATCTCATTCAATAGACTATTTATTGTATTACTAGTTGCTACTGCAAATCTGTTGaattaactatttgaaactgaCATGTTTCTGCTACCTTTCATATCTTGTAAACATCTTTTTTGAAGAATCAGTTTAAAATAATGATGGAAGTACCTTGCTCTAGATTGTGGCATTAGATATTCAACATGTAAAATccaattaaatataaatcaacTTTTGAAGCTAGCCTTAACCTGCCATTGCGTATGAAGGGGCTGGTGGGGCATATCTCATACATGTCATCAATGGAAAAGAACATACTTTGTAAGTATGGCTATGGAGTTAGCACACGTAATAACACAAGAATAGTTTGAAAGGTTATCTATGGGGAAACCAATATGACGATGATAGCCAATTCCATAATGCACTATTTAAAGAATGGTGTATTGGTTCAATATCCTTGCTGTTGGTTTTCTTGTGTACATAGAAATGGTTATTTTGTTGGTTGGTTTGTGAAATTGGATTACTTCCATCCACCCAAAAGGAAAAAAGAGAGTGTTAGGATGCATTTGCTAACACTTTCTTTTCTACACGTTTATTGATTAATGTTTATGtaagtttaattaatttaagaatGAAATCTATATATTTAGTTGGTTTAGATGAATTTCACCAAATAGTCTTTCATTTTTTACTGTTTAAATGTTGTTCATTTTCTTCAAATGAGTATTTTTCAGGTCATGGCCATACTATTTGGTTGATAAATCatcattattttctttcttctatAAATGAGCTTGATCAAGTATCAACGATCTCGACCATTATGTGGTCATATTGGTTTGtttattcattcattttaaAACTCTGACGAGTGTTATTTTCCATACTCATGGCATTCTATTGTTTTGGTATTATCCCTTGATACAAGCTATGGCATCTTAAAAGAATGTTCCATTGATTGATGGGAAGGGACAGATAGACACAGCTGTTTGTAGGCCAGCAAAGAATCAAAATTACATTGAGTGATAACGTTAATTTCAATAACATCTAGTTTATCATACTCATTTGCAACTAAAATTCAAAGTGTTTGCTAttaagttattatttaattaatattaatttcaatTCAAATTGTTATTTTCGATTGATTCAGTTGTAATAATTTCTCTGGTGTAAGTACTTCTATTCAAAACAACTCCTCTTGTGCACTATTATTTATACATTATATGTATGTTTTTTGGTATCAATGAACTATATTCTAAATCATATTTACTTCTAATAGATAAAAATCCATTTCAAACTCACAAATATTCTAGATCTACCGAATATGTATGACTATTTGTTAGagaataaaagattaaaaaggaCAAAATTATTATCACTCTTGAAGTTATTCTACATATCATAAAATGCAAAAATGAAATTTGTCAAATAAGCCA comes from the Phaseolus vulgaris cultivar G19833 chromosome 8, P. vulgaris v2.0, whole genome shotgun sequence genome and includes:
- the LOC137826821 gene encoding uncharacterized protein, whose protein sequence is MSWCYCAKPLTLPPQLHSRASSSSSFHSRVGGVTVTTSTLSLRPSPPLVFTHNLHFQPKIKRASTTIRCASALTPQLKSTLDTVIASNKIVLFMKGTKDFPQCGFSNTVVQILKSLNVPFETLNILENDMLRQGLKEYSSWPTFPQLYIDGEFFGGCDITVEAYKNGELQELLEKTMLS